One Bacteroidota bacterium genomic window carries:
- a CDS encoding DUF2281 domain-containing protein — MTDIQLYTKLSGLPSDLKSEVADFIDFLNFKSKKGDSKNAIRISGKAKGLIAIKDNFDDPIEGFSDYLK; from the coding sequence ATGACTGATATTCAACTATATACAAAATTATCAGGGTTACCTTCAGATTTAAAATCTGAGGTTGCTGATTTTATCGATTTTTTAAACTTTAAGTCAAAAAAAGGTGACAGCAAAAATGCAATTAGAATATCGGGTAAGGCAAAAGGTCTTATAGCCATAAAAGATAATTTTGATGATCCAATTGAAGGATTTAGTGATTATTTAAAATGA
- a CDS encoding oligosaccharide flippase family protein — protein MLNQNKKISTDLIWYLIGTALPMLTLFVRSPIYTRIFSPEEYSSYSLIYISFTYISAISFQGITNNAWRYFLKYKKANISNIYYSTLFLLFLISAIIILGASTIWLLFVKDIFLKRLIILGFFYAISNEFFMTLFVPARLEKKAGLYNIVNSLRAILSFGLLLLLTFRFTYTIDAFFIAPSIINILFIIPLILYNTPLKNLVINLDTIKHSKRFLKYGAANLFYNLGLFLLISSDRFIILLFEPYDKIGIYNQTYNIGQVTIAAIFLVFNSAINPFITEILDKRPNSSDEILSGFFRLSFIIFLPVTVILSIFSKEIVFLLLGDSFREAWQILPFIFLSSFILGLNYFAVLKIKFKNDLKTLMFTSLFAATVNIFLNLLLIWLFGYKMAATTTFLAYLILAFLLYRKSNLTVFDKPFKIICYKLLISCLLSISVHILINKWLAPIHVVLNVAIQLTIISVVFLALLKKDVKKLIAILFNQEK, from the coding sequence TTGCTAAATCAAAACAAAAAAATATCAACTGATTTAATCTGGTATCTGATCGGAACGGCATTACCAATGTTAACGCTTTTTGTCCGATCTCCTATTTACACTCGAATATTTTCGCCAGAAGAATATAGTAGTTATTCTTTAATATATATAAGCTTTACATACATTTCCGCAATATCATTCCAAGGAATCACCAATAATGCATGGAGATATTTTCTTAAATACAAGAAAGCTAATATTTCAAATATTTATTATTCCACCCTCTTTCTTTTATTTCTGATTTCAGCTATAATTATTCTGGGTGCATCTACCATTTGGTTATTGTTTGTGAAGGATATATTTCTAAAAAGGCTAATAATATTAGGTTTCTTTTATGCTATAAGCAATGAGTTCTTTATGACTCTGTTTGTGCCAGCAAGACTCGAAAAAAAAGCTGGATTATATAACATTGTAAACAGTCTAAGGGCTATTTTGTCTTTTGGATTATTGTTGTTACTCACTTTCAGATTCACCTATACAATTGACGCTTTTTTTATTGCTCCATCAATTATAAATATACTCTTCATAATACCCCTAATACTTTATAATACTCCTCTCAAAAACCTGGTAATCAATTTAGATACTATTAAGCATAGCAAAAGATTTCTCAAATATGGAGCAGCCAATTTATTTTATAATCTAGGCTTGTTTCTATTGATTTCAAGTGACCGTTTTATTATTTTGTTATTCGAACCTTATGATAAAATCGGAATTTATAATCAAACCTATAATATAGGACAGGTTACCATTGCAGCGATATTTTTGGTTTTTAATTCAGCAATAAATCCATTTATTACCGAAATTCTAGATAAAAGACCTAACTCTTCAGATGAAATATTGAGTGGTTTTTTCAGGCTTTCATTCATAATATTTCTTCCAGTTACAGTTATCTTATCTATTTTCTCAAAAGAAATAGTTTTTCTTTTGCTTGGAGATAGCTTTCGCGAAGCATGGCAAATATTGCCATTCATATTTTTAAGCTCCTTTATTCTTGGATTAAATTATTTTGCAGTTTTAAAAATTAAATTTAAAAACGATTTAAAAACCTTAATGTTTACATCTCTTTTTGCTGCCACGGTTAATATTTTCCTAAATTTATTACTCATCTGGCTCTTTGGTTATAAAATGGCTGCAACTACAACCTTTTTAGCATACCTAATTCTAGCTTTTTTACTGTATCGAAAATCAAATCTTACGGTTTTTGATAAACCCTTTAAAATTATATGTTATAAACTTCTTATTTCATGCCTGTTATCAATATCAGTTCACATTCTGATAAATAAATGGTTGGCTCCTATTCATGTAGTTCTGAATGTTGCTATTCAACTGACTATTATCAGCGTAGTTTTTTTAGCACTTTTAAAAAAAGATGTGAAGAAATTAATCGCAATTCTATTCAATCAAGAAAAATAG
- a CDS encoding glycosyltransferase family 4 protein: MKANEKTICMLSDMHGLFDDRIYWKEAVSLKKYGFNLIHIGFSDKEEDYISNEGIRIISIPRLKYSKIFLFDRIIKTILFKKPYNTMLKKIKQTNAQVYTVHDLKINAIIRKIKKLPQKPKLIYCIHEDYPDMIRDYTQRKGLAKILRFFYATLIEKWEIKKSTLYDYVIAFDDATFNKFNRLRNNTNTDLIYNFAEIDEIITDQPEKKWDICYVGSISKQRGILELIEAISLTRSLKKDISLLILGTIHDKIFDKIIRDKISKLSLESNIILHDAIDHKKVSEYIRSCRIGMVTLLPIPKYFKNIPIKQFEYMACGLPVIGSNLPPIRKFVDPSNSGIIVNPESPSDISSAIIKLLNDKKLYSELSENAYKAAINHYNWKISEKKMYHIYSTLLL; the protein is encoded by the coding sequence ATGAAAGCGAATGAGAAAACAATTTGCATGCTTTCAGATATGCATGGTTTGTTTGACGACAGAATTTATTGGAAAGAGGCCGTTTCGTTAAAGAAATACGGATTCAACCTGATTCATATAGGGTTTTCAGACAAGGAAGAAGATTATATTTCAAACGAAGGGATAAGAATTATATCGATACCCAGGTTGAAGTACAGCAAAATTTTTCTCTTCGACAGAATAATTAAAACTATCCTTTTCAAGAAGCCTTACAACACAATGCTGAAAAAGATAAAGCAAACTAATGCTCAGGTATATACAGTACATGATTTAAAGATTAATGCGATAATAAGAAAAATAAAAAAATTACCCCAAAAACCTAAGCTAATTTATTGTATTCATGAGGATTATCCCGATATGATTCGGGATTATACACAAAGAAAAGGATTAGCCAAAATCTTAAGATTTTTCTATGCAACTTTGATTGAAAAGTGGGAAATTAAGAAATCGACACTATACGATTATGTAATAGCCTTTGATGATGCCACATTTAACAAATTCAATAGGTTACGAAATAATACTAATACTGATTTAATATATAATTTCGCTGAGATTGATGAAATTATTACTGACCAGCCAGAAAAAAAATGGGACATATGCTATGTTGGAAGTATTAGCAAACAAAGAGGAATTTTGGAATTGATTGAGGCAATATCATTGACTAGGAGTTTAAAGAAAGATATCAGTTTACTTATACTAGGTACTATACACGATAAAATATTTGACAAAATAATCAGGGATAAAATTTCGAAGCTATCACTTGAATCAAATATAATTCTACATGATGCAATTGATCATAAAAAAGTTTCAGAATATATTAGAAGTTGCCGCATTGGAATGGTAACCCTACTTCCTATTCCTAAGTATTTCAAAAATATTCCAATTAAACAATTTGAATATATGGCTTGCGGATTGCCAGTTATCGGCAGTAATCTTCCTCCGATAAGAAAGTTTGTTGACCCTTCCAATTCTGGTATAATAGTAAATCCTGAAAGCCCTTCGGATATATCTTCGGCAATAATTAAATTGTTGAATGATAAAAAACTCTATTCAGAATTATCAGAAAATGCTTATAAAGCTGCTATTAATCATTATAATTGGAAGATATCAGAAAAAAAAATGTATCACATTTATTCAACACTTCTTCTTTAA
- a CDS encoding ATP-binding cassette domain-containing protein, translating to MSIDHIISFEGANIFQEDHLVLTNVNFQVKKNEFVYLIGKVGSGKTSLIKTINAEIPLKQGEAFVAGYHLHKLKNNQVPKLRRNLGIVFQDFQLLIDRNVHENLKFVLGATGWKNKKEIDKRIEEVLDKVGLQHKGYKMPHQLSGGEQQRVVIARALLNDPEVILADEPTGNLDPETSDQIMQILFAIQHTGRAVVMATHNYNLFEKYPARTLKCEEGKVVEVGGKNKLNEDLQ from the coding sequence ATGTCAATCGACCACATTATCAGCTTCGAGGGAGCCAATATTTTCCAGGAAGATCACCTGGTGCTTACCAACGTTAATTTTCAGGTAAAAAAGAACGAGTTTGTGTATTTAATTGGCAAGGTAGGAAGTGGAAAAACCAGCCTGATAAAAACCATCAATGCCGAAATACCCCTGAAGCAGGGCGAGGCCTTTGTGGCAGGTTATCATCTGCATAAGCTTAAAAACAACCAGGTGCCAAAGCTACGCCGGAACCTGGGCATTGTGTTTCAGGATTTTCAGTTGCTGATTGACCGCAATGTGCACGAAAACCTGAAGTTTGTGCTGGGTGCCACGGGCTGGAAAAACAAAAAAGAGATTGACAAGCGCATCGAAGAAGTGCTTGATAAGGTAGGCCTGCAGCACAAAGGATACAAAATGCCCCACCAGCTCTCTGGCGGTGAACAACAAAGGGTGGTGATTGCCCGTGCCCTGCTCAACGACCCAGAAGTGATACTGGCCGACGAGCCCACCGGCAATCTCGACCCCGAAACCTCCGACCAGATTATGCAGATACTCTTTGCCATACAACATACCGGCAGGGCCGTAGTGATGGCAACCCACAACTACAACCTTTTCGAAAAGTATCCGGCCAGAACCCTTAAATGCGAAGAGGGGAAGGTGGTGGAAGTGGGTGGAAAAAACAAATTAAACGAAGATCTGCAATAA
- a CDS encoding nucleotidyltransferase domain-containing protein — translation MVKREIVEILKKYIFVLRSEGITIDKAYLFGSYLSNTATDDSDIDVMILTENEDDYQTGKIWSLTRRVNSKIEPYLVGKRRFINDEDSPLIDLVKRTGLEIA, via the coding sequence ATGGTTAAAAGAGAGATTGTAGAGATATTGAAAAAATATATTTTTGTTTTGCGTTCAGAAGGAATAACCATCGATAAAGCGTATTTGTTTGGTAGCTATTTATCAAATACAGCCACCGATGATAGTGACATTGATGTTATGATTTTGACTGAAAACGAAGATGATTATCAGACTGGAAAAATTTGGAGTTTAACGAGAAGAGTAAATTCAAAAATTGAACCTTATCTTGTTGGAAAAAGAAGATTTATTAACGATGAGGATTCTCCATTGATTGATTTAGTAAAAAGGACGGGACTAGAAATAGCATAA
- a CDS encoding HEPN domain-containing protein: MIEKAIKAHVVKTSGELAPRSHNLFFLLEKTNLEFDNETEIFLGILMKYQLQGRYPDYNPELPDILKVNEYFEKTKTLLKWLKERL, from the coding sequence GTGATTGAGAAGGCTATTAAAGCTCATGTTGTTAAGACTTCTGGTGAGCTTGCCCCGAGGTCGCACAACTTGTTTTTCCTTTTAGAAAAAACCAATTTGGAATTTGATAATGAAACTGAAATATTTTTGGGGATTTTAATGAAGTATCAGTTACAAGGACGATATCCTGATTATAACCCTGAACTGCCAGATATTTTAAAAGTAAATGAATATTTCGAAAAGACAAAAACCTTATTAAAATGGTTAAAAGAGAGATTGTAG
- a CDS encoding T9SS type A sorting domain-containing protein, with translation MNKLLIIVFLYSFSLINAQSYVWPFESENTQAQVVGTIGEYRYSSSSGAHRYHRGIDLTNGNDLNVYSINTGNVSFVNGDDVWDAWTSYVLIGDLKYIHTKPIDGIRLGIITQVNSINEHISEMLTEGIEEHLHLEDNSINFLNQHLTPYIDTQVPIIEYAALPYGFAIYQNGIIKTSTDYAIKEFNIRKTINSVLYLTVYNKIDIAAHIKDYRVLSNGGGTTGQTAPYKMKYELKQNGVLLTEQSITFNQIPNNSTAIYAFHPQSVSPGSPSIHMLTCSPFTTPNDRYLNTNLKTGTTETWPANATLDALNITEAAYKDGLYVLGITGYDVDFNDSPNNSIFLPCNLLIDNYLPYIEKIVVKKNDINGAIVYEGQWTWNVSALILSTSTPNSIVEGEALWIKIYTSEPMANVELNAFGITTNNATPVANTNNKEWTFGIASNSVTTGSKTIAITSNSKDLAGNGLWGFAAGTTSVAGTQIPKHQSNGSWSPTATTNNDNVHQIIVQSAQTVMPSNVQATTTLPDKITVTWNSVSGATHYKVFRNSVNNSGSATDLSGWITTTTYNDLSATAGSTYYYWVKAAKSSSGSMESPFSASATGLVFSPCGVSFTSNQVGYNSGSYQVEFESSAVGDIVSWRWSFGDGNTIIETDPITTHYYNNTGNYTVTLNAINNAGVSCNSSHVINVAAGASGPITVVLDAIPGDNMVGLQNSLMGEILNNTGVGPFTYVFGLGDGRTITKISDFNTVWTDQFTYNNIGTYMASLTVTDSEGEVGIAQQVPITIVNEPIKSEPLENIGIEFIGCTIIPVGGTVFFEHTTSPSHLVGYNEWYWEFNITGPGYVDQFNYFIPIVSHTYKTKGIKTVRYLVCNKTRGCHDDEIQWRYPIVVDCNETLTQSTINNAVRSNWDNVNRYWTGNFDLTSLSGIPSYNSAKIELKACHSVSLKPGFNSKPTAGNYLRINANDPCLTGGNIPIPTTKEAVEEVIPSPMADRLMQSIKVYPNPSNGHFNIEFSNVEEIAHFEIYNSLGQRIYSQRPGNRIEVVDLNAQEGLYIIRTITTDNRVENFKIVIQK, from the coding sequence ATGAATAAGCTATTAATAATTGTCTTTCTATATTCATTCTCACTTATAAATGCTCAAAGCTATGTTTGGCCTTTTGAGAGTGAAAATACACAAGCTCAAGTAGTCGGCACAATTGGTGAATATCGATATTCTTCATCTTCTGGAGCACATCGATATCATCGAGGAATTGATTTAACAAATGGGAATGATTTAAATGTTTATAGCATAAATACTGGTAATGTTAGTTTTGTAAATGGGGATGATGTTTGGGATGCTTGGACTTCATATGTATTAATAGGCGATTTAAAGTATATCCACACTAAACCAATTGATGGTATTAGACTTGGTATTATAACTCAAGTTAATTCAATAAATGAGCATATATCTGAAATGCTAACTGAAGGAATTGAGGAACATCTGCATCTTGAGGATAATTCAATAAATTTTCTAAATCAACATTTAACTCCTTATATCGATACTCAAGTACCAATAATTGAATATGCTGCCTTACCATATGGTTTTGCCATCTATCAAAACGGTATTATAAAAACGTCAACTGATTATGCTATAAAGGAATTTAATATTCGAAAAACAATCAATAGTGTTCTTTACTTAACGGTATATAATAAAATTGATATTGCTGCTCACATTAAAGATTACAGAGTTCTAAGTAATGGTGGCGGTACAACTGGACAAACTGCACCTTATAAAATGAAATATGAATTAAAACAAAATGGTGTTTTACTAACCGAGCAATCAATAACATTTAATCAAATACCCAACAATTCTACAGCTATTTATGCATTTCATCCACAATCTGTTAGTCCAGGAAGTCCATCGATACATATGTTAACATGTAGTCCATTTACAACACCTAACGATAGGTATTTGAATACAAATTTAAAAACAGGAACTACAGAAACCTGGCCTGCAAATGCAACACTCGATGCATTAAACATTACAGAGGCTGCCTATAAAGATGGGCTTTACGTTTTAGGGATAACAGGATATGATGTTGATTTTAATGATAGTCCCAATAATAGTATTTTTTTACCATGCAATCTATTAATAGACAATTATCTCCCCTATATCGAAAAAATAGTTGTTAAAAAGAATGATATCAATGGTGCTATAGTTTATGAGGGTCAGTGGACATGGAATGTGTCAGCGCTCATATTATCCACTTCTACACCAAATAGCATAGTAGAAGGTGAAGCTCTTTGGATAAAGATTTACACCAGTGAGCCAATGGCAAATGTTGAATTAAATGCATTTGGTATTACAACTAACAATGCTACTCCAGTAGCAAATACAAATAATAAAGAATGGACCTTTGGCATTGCTTCAAATTCTGTAACTACAGGCAGTAAAACTATTGCAATTACAAGCAATAGCAAAGATTTAGCTGGTAATGGACTTTGGGGGTTTGCTGCAGGAACTACAAGTGTTGCAGGTACTCAAATACCTAAGCATCAAAGTAATGGATCTTGGAGTCCTACTGCTACAACAAATAATGATAATGTTCATCAAATTATTGTTCAATCTGCTCAAACCGTTATGCCTTCAAATGTTCAGGCAACAACAACACTACCTGATAAAATTACAGTAACCTGGAATAGTGTTTCGGGTGCGACCCATTACAAAGTATTCAGAAATTCAGTTAATAATTCCGGCTCTGCAACTGATTTATCCGGTTGGATAACAACTACAACCTACAATGATTTATCTGCTACTGCAGGAAGTACATATTATTATTGGGTAAAAGCAGCAAAGTCTTCAAGTGGTAGTATGGAAAGTCCCTTTAGTGCATCAGCGACTGGTTTAGTATTTTCGCCATGCGGAGTTTCATTTACTTCTAATCAGGTTGGTTATAATAGTGGTTCGTATCAGGTTGAATTTGAATCAAGTGCAGTTGGAGATATTGTAAGCTGGCGATGGAGTTTTGGAGATGGAAACACCATTATTGAAACAGATCCAATCACTACGCACTATTACAATAATACAGGGAACTATACAGTAACATTAAATGCAATTAACAATGCAGGTGTTTCTTGCAATTCTTCTCACGTAATTAATGTTGCTGCAGGTGCTTCCGGCCCCATAACCGTTGTACTAGACGCAATACCAGGTGATAATATGGTAGGATTACAGAATAGTTTGATGGGTGAAATTCTTAATAACACAGGTGTGGGTCCCTTTACTTATGTATTCGGATTAGGTGATGGCCGAACAATAACAAAAATTAGTGATTTCAATACAGTTTGGACAGATCAGTTTACGTATAATAATATTGGTACTTATATGGCATCATTAACCGTTACAGATTCTGAAGGTGAAGTAGGCATTGCGCAGCAAGTTCCAATAACAATAGTTAATGAACCGATAAAATCCGAACCCCTTGAAAATATTGGTATAGAATTTATTGGCTGTACAATTATACCTGTTGGTGGCACAGTGTTTTTTGAACATACAACTTCGCCATCACACTTGGTTGGATATAATGAGTGGTATTGGGAATTTAACATCACTGGACCAGGATATGTTGATCAATTTAATTATTTCATACCTATAGTAAGTCATACATATAAGACAAAAGGAATAAAAACCGTTAGATACCTTGTTTGTAATAAAACAAGGGGTTGTCATGATGATGAAATTCAGTGGAGGTACCCAATTGTTGTCGACTGCAATGAAACCTTAACCCAAAGTACAATAAACAATGCTGTAAGAAGCAATTGGGACAATGTTAACCGCTATTGGACGGGGAACTTTGATTTAACTTCTCTTTCAGGTATACCCAGCTATAATAGTGCGAAAATTGAGTTAAAGGCATGTCATAGTGTAAGTTTAAAACCTGGGTTTAATTCGAAACCAACTGCTGGCAACTATTTAAGAATTAATGCAAACGATCCTTGTCTAACAGGCGGTAATATACCAATTCCAACTACCAAGGAGGCAGTAGAGGAGGTTATTCCTTCACCTATGGCAGACAGGCTTATGCAGAGTATAAAGGTTTATCCCAACCCATCGAATGGCCATTTTAATATCGAGTTTTCGAATGTAGAAGAAATAGCTCATTTCGAAATTTATAACTCTCTAGGTCAAAGGATTTACTCTCAAAGACCTGGTAATAGGATAGAAGTAGTTGATTTAAATGCCCAAGAGGGCTTATACATTATCAGAACCATAACCACCGACAATAGGGTAGAAAATTTTAAAATAGTAATTCAGAAATAA